The DNA window TGGAATACACTGATAAAACAAAAATCTTGAACAGCCCCCATCAGTTTTGAATTGCATCGTAAACTTTCAGTGTCAAAATTATCTAGGTTAGTGTTAAAAAGAAGATATGAATAACGCAATGCCAGTCTTACATAATTGTATAGTCCAAGCTCATTGGATCTGGCTACTAACTTAGCAAGGAAATGCTTCTTTTCGTTCGCATTATATTCTTGCTGAAAATGCTGCAATAACAAATGTATGTCAGACATGTCTCGTAACCCGTGATGAAACTCACTTTCCGTAAACAAATGTACGGCTGTGTGTATCAGTAAGTCGATATCACTTAGGGTATTCACGCTGCCAACGTGCTCTACCGTGACAATTTCTGTATGAAATTTTGAGGCCTCTGGACTATCAGCATTTGTCGGAGGAAGTATATTGTGATGCACATCTAGTACCGTGCCCCTGTGTACATGAGTCAGTGGGGGTATTTCATGCATCCACGTTCGATAATATTCCTCATCATAATCCTCTATTTTGGTTTGTATCCAATTCGAAAACTTTAAGGTTTGTTCTATTTTTTGTAGATCGAATTTTTTAACCAGTATATCGATATCGGAAAACGTTCTGCCATTAGAGCAAGGTAAGTTTTTAGTAATATATGCAGCACCTTTCAAAAAAATAGTACTGGTATTTAGGCCATGCAAGGCTTTAGCTAACTCGTAAAACTCTCTTTCTGCTTGCTTTCGTTGTTTTTGAGCAATTTTATATGCAGAGTCTAGGTGCCAAATGACTCGAGCTGATGGCGTCACACTTTCAACATCGCATAAATATTTTAAGCG is part of the Glaciecola nitratireducens FR1064 genome and encodes:
- a CDS encoding nucleotidyltransferase family protein, with protein sequence MSILISLLSTPDKLKTLSDAQWQQVLKEANASQLVGRLKYLCDVESVTPSARVIWHLDSAYKIAQKQRKQAEREFYELAKALHGLNTSTIFLKGAAYITKNLPCSNGRTFSDIDILVKKFDLQKIEQTLKFSNWIQTKIEDYDEEYYRTWMHEIPPLTHVHRGTVLDVHHNILPPTNADSPEASKFHTEIVTVEHVGSVNTLSDIDLLIHTAVHLFTESEFHHGLRDMSDIHLLLQHFQQEYNANEKKHFLAKLVARSNELGLYNYVRLALRYSYLLFNTNLDNFDTESLRCNSKLMGAVQDFCFISVFQPNHSSCRDWKTPVAQFILYWRGHLLRMPLRLLIPHLIKKSWMRLKEFFTQDKVESENMIP